Genomic segment of Candidatus Krumholzibacteriia bacterium:
AGGTCACGGCGGATCAACTCGAGGTACTCGGCGAACCACTCGTGGTGCGGAAGCGTGTACCCCGCGCGGTTGAAGCCCCGCAGACGGCAGCCCTTCAGGATCGCCGCGTGCTGTCCGCTCGAGTTGTTGTACCAGCGGCGCGGGCGCCGGACCTGCCGACCGAACTGCACGAGCGGGACGTCGAGGGGTGTCTGCATCAGGCCCCACTCCGGCTCCGGCAGCAGCGACTGCGCGGCGCGCACGTGCTCGGCGCTACCGTTGTGGCTGGCCACGGCGATGGCCTTCTGTTCCCACGTGGTCTCGGGCTCGAGGATCTCGGCGAAGACCTTCAGCATGACGGGCTTCATCATGCTGCGCCCGTAGCACAACACGTTGCCGCCGAAGGAGTGGAAGATCTCCTCGTCGCTGGCCCAGGCGACCGCCCCGTGGATCGTCGTCTCGCTCACGCCATGGCGCCGGTAGTCGATCAGCGGTTCCCACTCGACGTCGCGGCCGGTGGCGATGCCCTCTTCCCGTTCGCCCAGCGGACTGCGGGGATAGAAGTGACTGCCGTCGCGCCGTTCGGGCGTCTCGTGCGGCCACGGTCGGTGCAGGAGCTCGTCGACCTTTTCGTCTCCGCTCATCGCGACACCGCCTCGTCCACGAGCGGCGCGACTTCGCGCATGAACACCTCCATGTTCC
This window contains:
- a CDS encoding asparaginase yields the protein MSGDEKVDELLHRPWPHETPERRDGSHFYPRSPLGEREEGIATGRDVEWEPLIDYRRHGVSETTIHGAVAWASDEEIFHSFGGNVLCYGRSMMKPVMLKVFAEILEPETTWEQKAIAVASHNGSAEHVRAAQSLLPEPEWGLMQTPLDVPLVQFGRQVRRPRRWYNNSSGQHAAILKGCRLRGFNRAGYTLPHHEWFAEYLELIRRDLGAQWQPRRMARDGDGFPTIAMTVGELAKIYAGLALRRDEDWIFEAMVRHPDLVGGFNRLDSTILKACDGKVIAKEGADGLLGMAIDHPDHPQGLGVVVKIAHGWNPRATWYIARGILGTLGFELRNPYKLYKQKAFLVPGVVPPDRLEALEAIPTWDDWDPDRDHWSYEWSRYATDGPISEDPA